GAGAGGGGTCAGCGACAACTGATGTATGGTTGAGATGCTGTGGCACCGCCGGGAAACCAGACGGAAACGGAGAACACAAACATCGACCTACAGCGTCGGGAGAAGCTGATCTACTCGACTACTCTTGACAAATAGAACTTTCGTTCTATTATGGACGGTCTGATTTTCTCAAAGGAGAGAAATCATGTCCGCTCCTTCCGCTGTTTATCGCCCCCGTAATCCACAGTTGTCCGATTATTATCGTTGCGTGGAGAACAATTTTGAGACCTTTATCCAAATCTATGATGAACATTTCTCACGGCAGTACGGCTTCTGGCGGCCCTATGTCGAGCAGGTGATCTATCGCTATCTCGATTGCGGCAATTTGCGCAACGGGTTTGCCCGTGTGAAATGCAAAGACTGCGGCCACGAATATTTGCTGGTATTTTCTTGCAAGCGCCGTCATTTTTGCCCTTCTTGCCATCAGAAGCGCGTGGTGGAATTTGGGGAATGGCTGTGCATGGATGTCCTCAAAAAGGTCCCCCACCGTCATTTCGTATTCAGCATCCCCAAAATCCTCCGCCGTTACTTTCTGTATGACAGGAGGCTTCTTGCCGATTTGAGCCGCTCGGCCTGGGAATCCCTGAAGGTTTTTCTCCAGGATGCGGTTCACGAAAACGTTCCCATCCCCGGCGCCGTCATCGCTGTCCAGAGCTTCGGCGATCTCCTCGGTTTCAATCCCCACTGCCACATCCTAGTAACGGACGGCTGTTTCTATGGCAATAAGGGTATGTTCCGCTTGGCGCCGCCCCTGGAGCTGAAAAAGCTGGAGGCCATTTTCCGACACAAGGTTTTGAGGATGCTTCTGAACAAGGGAAAAATCACGAAGGAGATGATCGCCATGCTCTCAACATGGCGGCATTCCGGCTTCAACGTCTTCTGCGGCAACCGCATATCGCCCACTGATGATACGGCGATGGAAAACCTGGCCCGCTACATCATCCGAGCGTCCTTTTCCCAGGAAAGAATGCAGTATCTGGATGAAGAGAGGACGGTTGTTTATACATCCAAGGACGGCGAGACAACCAGGGACTTCCCGGCGTTGGAATGGCTGGCCGCGATGTGTTCCCACATCCCGAACCGGGGCGAGCAAATGGTGAGATATTACGGATATTACAGCAACGTCTCGCGGGGAAAACGCCGGAAGGAAGGTCTGGATGACGCCATCCCCTGCATCATAGAAACCCAGGGAAACGAAAAGGCTTTCCGGAAAAACTGGGCCAGGCTGATTCAAAAAATATACGAGGTAGATCCCCTTGTCTGCCCTAAATGTCAGGGGACGATGCGGATCATCAGCTTTATTGAAGACCCTTCGGTGATCCGGGATATCCTCAATCATCTGGGACTATGGCTGGTAAAGGCAAAACCGCCGCCAAAGGCCCACGCCCCGCCAGGGAAACATGACGCCCTGTACGCCGATGACAATCAGCTTCAAACAAACGCTGATACCATCTACGGCGACCCTGAATACGCATGGGATGAATACATCCAGTCATAACGCATTTTGGAAAAAAAGGTGTGCCGGAGAGGTATGTCTGTATTGTGCTAATAAAAGCCCGCTTGCCGAGTGACTCGACCAAAAAGTGAGCAGATTTATGAAGATTAAGCTTCGCTTTCTCAAAAGAGCGGCCACCGATCCACCTTCCTTACCCAACGGTATCGCCAGCCCCTGCTTTTCGGTGTAAAACAACCGCAAAATATTTCTTGACAAGCCAAAACAGCCCCCCTATACTCCCACCTCCGAAAAGCAATGTCTTATCAATTAATTGCGCACGAGCTATGCCTGGCAGATCAGCCGCGAGAAGGAAACCGGAGACGAACTCATCAACTCGCCCAGACACCTGGCGAAGCTCAACTACTCCGTGCCGGTATGGGGAGAAAGGCTGCGCACGGGGCTGGAGCTTCAATACACCAGCAGCAGGAAGACCCTGGCAGGCGGGACTGCAAACGGACATCTGCTTACCAATCTGACCCTGCTCAGCGAGATG
The Syntrophales bacterium genome window above contains:
- a CDS encoding transposase, translating into MSAPSAVYRPRNPQLSDYYRCVENNFETFIQIYDEHFSRQYGFWRPYVEQVIYRYLDCGNLRNGFARVKCKDCGHEYLLVFSCKRRHFCPSCHQKRVVEFGEWLCMDVLKKVPHRHFVFSIPKILRRYFLYDRRLLADLSRSAWESLKVFLQDAVHENVPIPGAVIAVQSFGDLLGFNPHCHILVTDGCFYGNKGMFRLAPPLELKKLEAIFRHKVLRMLLNKGKITKEMIAMLSTWRHSGFNVFCGNRISPTDDTAMENLARYIIRASFSQERMQYLDEERTVVYTSKDGETTRDFPALEWLAAMCSHIPNRGEQMVRYYGYYSNVSRGKRRKEGLDDAIPCIIETQGNEKAFRKNWARLIQKIYEVDPLVCPKCQGTMRIISFIEDPSVIRDILNHLGLWLVKAKPPPKAHAPPGKHDALYADDNQLQTNADTIYGDPEYAWDEYIQS
- a CDS encoding TonB-dependent receptor, which encodes MRTSYAWQISREKETGDELINSPRHLAKLNYSVPVWGERLRTGLELQYTSSRKTLAGGTANGHLLTNLTLLSEMLAKNLELSASIYNLFDKRYSDPGGEEHIQDLIAQDGRSYIFKLNYHF